The proteins below are encoded in one region of Ferruginibacter lapsinanis:
- a CDS encoding sulfate adenylyltransferase subunit 1 yields the protein MDILRFITAGSVDDGKSTLIGRLLYDSKSIMIDHLEAIEKQSKNKEEGEIDLALLTDGLRAEREQGITIDVAYKYFSTPKRKFIIADAPGHIQYTRNMVTGASNSDLAIILVDARHGVIEQTRRHSIIASLLNIPHVVVAINKMDLVDYSQDVYNNIVIDYSKVAESLGLKDITYIPISALNGDNIVDKSENISWYTGSCLLDILENVKLENDINYTDARFPVQYVIRPQTEELHDYRGYAGRVISGVYKKGDKIVVQPSGLESTISLIEIAGKPTEEAFAPQSVILHLEDDIDISRGDVIVKKDNQPSVENEVDALVCWMGNKPLVPGNKYILQINSRTVRAIVKEIEYKLDVNSLLELPAPEQASLNDIVKVKIKTASPIPFDSYKKLRVNGGAILIDETSNVTVGACMIQ from the coding sequence ATGGATATTTTAAGATTTATTACTGCAGGAAGTGTTGATGACGGAAAAAGTACATTGATCGGTCGTTTATTGTACGATAGCAAATCGATCATGATCGATCATCTGGAAGCGATCGAAAAACAAAGTAAGAATAAAGAAGAAGGAGAGATCGATCTTGCTTTATTAACGGATGGATTACGTGCCGAAAGGGAACAAGGGATTACTATTGATGTGGCATATAAATATTTCAGCACACCAAAACGTAAATTCATCATTGCTGATGCTCCGGGGCATATTCAATATACCCGTAACATGGTTACTGGTGCGTCAAACTCTGATCTGGCTATCATTTTGGTAGATGCAAGACATGGTGTGATCGAACAAACCCGTCGTCACTCTATCATCGCTTCTTTATTGAATATACCCCACGTAGTTGTTGCCATCAATAAAATGGATCTGGTAGATTATTCTCAGGACGTTTATAATAATATTGTTATCGATTATTCAAAAGTTGCAGAGAGCCTGGGTTTAAAGGATATTACTTATATTCCTATCAGTGCGTTGAACGGCGATAATATTGTAGATAAATCAGAAAATATTTCATGGTATACTGGTTCATGTCTGCTGGATATATTGGAAAACGTAAAACTGGAAAATGATATCAATTATACAGATGCAAGATTTCCTGTACAGTATGTGATTCGTCCTCAAACAGAAGAATTGCATGATTACAGAGGCTATGCTGGAAGAGTGATCAGTGGGGTGTATAAAAAAGGAGATAAGATCGTCGTGCAGCCATCAGGGTTAGAAAGTACGATAAGTTTAATTGAAATAGCAGGTAAGCCAACCGAAGAAGCATTTGCTCCTCAAAGTGTTATTCTGCATTTAGAGGATGATATTGATATCAGCCGTGGTGATGTGATTGTAAAGAAAGACAATCAACCTTCGGTAGAAAATGAGGTAGATGCATTGGTTTGTTGGATGGGTAATAAACCATTAGTGCCTGGTAATAAATATATCTTACAGATCAATAGTCGCACTGTGAGGGCGATTGTGAAAGAGATCGAATACAAATTAGATGTGAATTCATTGCTGGAATTGCCGGCACCAGAACAGGCATCATTAAATGATATTGTAAAAGTAAAAATTAAAACAGCATCACCCATTCCTTTTGATTCATATAAAAAATTAAGAGTGAATGGAGGTGCAATTCTAATTGATGAGACAAGCAATGTAACAGTGGGAGCTTGTATGATACAATAA
- a CDS encoding serine O-acetyltransferase: protein MSKQKLISSIVAQSKICGNQIPNKKLAHSFADELFQFLFGCGNQIEWDNEEVLNKKYDLLKQHLAALLKYSISNADTIQKQVDAFFDVLPERVYDRLRKDAEAVVNFDPAAESIEEVLAAYPGIYAIAIYRIAHQLHLQGIKTLPRILSEYAHGITGIDIHPAAIIGDSFFIDHGTGIVIGGTAVIGNNVKLYQGVTLGALHVSKELAQTKRHPTIEDGVIIYSGATILGGNTVVGRESVIGGNVWLTNSVMPNSVVYHKSEVTVRDKNRLSDEVLNFVI from the coding sequence TTGAGTAAACAAAAATTAATATCATCAATAGTAGCACAAAGCAAAATTTGTGGTAATCAGATACCCAATAAGAAATTGGCGCATTCTTTTGCTGATGAATTGTTTCAGTTTTTATTTGGATGCGGTAATCAGATCGAGTGGGACAATGAAGAAGTGCTGAATAAAAAATACGATCTTTTAAAACAACACCTGGCTGCACTATTAAAGTATTCAATATCGAATGCAGATACTATTCAAAAGCAGGTGGATGCTTTCTTTGACGTATTACCCGAACGTGTATATGACAGGTTAAGAAAAGATGCAGAAGCGGTGGTGAATTTTGATCCGGCAGCAGAAAGTATTGAAGAAGTATTGGCGGCATATCCGGGTATTTATGCTATTGCAATTTATAGAATAGCTCATCAGTTGCATTTGCAGGGGATTAAGACATTGCCACGTATTTTAAGTGAATATGCACATGGTATTACCGGTATAGATATTCATCCTGCCGCAATTATCGGGGATTCTTTTTTTATAGATCATGGTACAGGTATTGTGATAGGGGGGACAGCAGTGATAGGTAATAATGTAAAACTATATCAGGGGGTTACTTTAGGAGCGTTGCATGTTTCAAAAGAATTGGCGCAAACAAAACGTCATCCTACAATTGAAGACGGCGTAATTATTTATAGTGGGGCAACAATATTAGGTGGTAATACAGTGGTGGGAAGAGAGAGTGTTATTGGTGGTAATGTGTGGCTGACCAATAGTGTGATGCCGAACTCTGTCGTATACCATAAAAGTGAAGTAACAGTAAGAGATAAAAACAGATTATCTGATGAGGTGTTGAATTTTGTGATATAA
- the cysK gene encoding cysteine synthase A, translating into MKANNILATIGNTPHVRINNLFGNTHEVWIKLERNNPGSSIKDRIALSMIEDAEAKGFLNKNSVIIEPTSGNTGIGLALVAAVKGYKIILVMPESMSIERRRLMSIYGAEFVLTPREKGMKGAIEKAGELVANTPNAWMPQQFDNQANTEVHRKTTAVEIANDFPDGLDYIITGVGTGGHITGVAEILKAKFPNLKVFAVEPELSPVLSGGAPSPHPLQGIGAGFVPSILNTGILDGIIQVGKDEAYSYAQRIAKEEGILVGVSTGASLAAVAKKLAEIPAGSKVLTFNYDTGERYLSIEGLF; encoded by the coding sequence ATGAAAGCAAATAACATTTTAGCAACTATCGGCAACACACCGCATGTACGTATCAACAATTTGTTTGGAAACACACATGAGGTATGGATCAAATTAGAAAGAAACAATCCGGGGTCAAGTATCAAAGATCGTATTGCTTTGTCAATGATCGAAGATGCAGAAGCAAAGGGATTTTTAAATAAAAACAGTGTTATCATCGAACCTACTTCAGGTAATACAGGTATCGGTTTAGCTTTGGTGGCTGCTGTAAAAGGATATAAGATCATTTTGGTAATGCCTGAAAGTATGAGTATTGAACGCAGGCGTTTAATGTCTATATACGGCGCAGAATTTGTACTTACTCCAAGAGAGAAAGGAATGAAAGGTGCAATTGAAAAAGCAGGCGAATTAGTTGCTAATACTCCTAATGCATGGATGCCTCAGCAATTTGATAACCAGGCAAATACAGAAGTGCATAGAAAAACCACCGCTGTTGAAATAGCAAACGATTTTCCTGATGGGTTGGATTATATCATCACCGGAGTTGGTACTGGTGGACATATCACAGGCGTGGCTGAAATTTTAAAAGCAAAATTCCCTAATCTGAAAGTGTTTGCAGTTGAACCTGAATTATCTCCTGTATTAAGTGGTGGCGCTCCATCTCCGCATCCTTTACAAGGGATAGGTGCAGGATTTGTTCCATCAATTTTAAACACAGGTATTTTAGATGGTATCATACAAGTTGGAAAAGACGAAGCGTATAGCTATGCTCAACGTATCGCAAAAGAAGAAGGAATCCTTGTAGGTGTTTCTACAGGAGCTTCTTTAGCTGCAGTTGCTAAAAAGTTAGCAGAAATTCCTGCTGGTTCAAAAGTGTTGACTTTTAACTATGATACAGGAGAAAGATATTTAAGTATCGAAGGATTATTTTAA
- the cobA gene encoding uroporphyrinogen-III C-methyltransferase: protein MANNQNKGKVIFISAGSGDPELITVKATRFLKQAEVVLTDRLVSADILSQYVPSAAQVIQVGKQYNKEASVSQGSINELLVKYALEGKLVVRLKGGDVSIFSNILDELQSLVDNEIPYEIIPGITAALGAAAYAGIPLTARDHATSVRFLTYYKTDIVTDEYWKELANTKDTLVFYMSSSTLDKVVEKLISNNIDASKLLAIIEQATTPMQNIRVASLYEYKEKLQGKLFASPTLVIIGKVVALHQKFAWLQNNEADQNYFNPISENI from the coding sequence TTGGCTAACAATCAAAATAAAGGTAAGGTAATATTCATTTCAGCAGGGTCCGGAGACCCCGAACTTATAACAGTAAAGGCTACCCGGTTTTTAAAGCAGGCAGAAGTTGTACTGACAGATAGATTGGTAAGTGCTGATATTTTATCGCAATATGTGCCGTCAGCCGCTCAGGTTATTCAGGTAGGGAAACAGTATAACAAGGAGGCGTCTGTATCACAAGGAAGTATTAACGAGTTACTGGTTAAATATGCATTAGAAGGAAAGCTGGTAGTACGTTTGAAAGGAGGTGATGTGTCAATTTTCTCTAATATATTAGATGAGTTGCAGTCACTGGTAGATAATGAGATACCTTATGAGATCATACCTGGTATTACTGCTGCATTAGGTGCAGCAGCGTATGCAGGCATACCGCTTACAGCGAGAGATCATGCAACATCAGTTAGGTTTTTAACTTATTATAAAACTGATATTGTAACGGATGAATATTGGAAAGAGTTGGCCAATACGAAAGATACATTGGTATTTTATATGTCCTCTTCTACACTGGATAAAGTAGTAGAGAAATTGATAAGTAATAATATTGATGCATCTAAATTATTGGCAATAATAGAACAGGCTACAACACCTATGCAAAATATAAGAGTAGCGTCATTATACGAATACAAAGAAAAGTTGCAAGGAAAGTTATTTGCATCTCCAACTTTGGTAATTATCGGAAAGGTAGTGGCGCTTCATCAAAAATTTGCATGGTTGCAAAATAACGAAGCAGATCAAAATTATTTTAACCCTATTAGTGAAAACATTTAA
- a CDS encoding diflavin oxidoreductase has protein sequence MLSEPKLKVLQDLIAASSKEELLWINGYFNGIIANHQPATNGSAVAGAVVANKITIVYGTETGNSKALASQFAAKAKKNGINAKVFGADQYRLTDLVKEEYFLVLMSTHGDGEAPDAAKKFYDHIVAGGLNLSKLKYSVLGLGDTSYPLFCNVGENIDAELEKMGGKRLVPIQKCDVDYEADANQWFDKVLQSLSQKPAAATTAPVAANGHATFPPAKKTAKLAYTGTVLTNVDLNDKGSNKQTYHIEIAAEGVEYQCGDSIGIVPENDSQLVTDIIAKTNIDGNKIVEFKKEKYTQYELLKKKINLIHLTERLVKQYADATGHDIPVGRYDLLELVQKYPVKSPSQFEEILVGLNAISPRLYTLASSPKAHEGEVHIIVAKDVYTDAKGNKRNGLCSNFLGELKVNAKQNFFVQTNKRFRLPADDKDIIMVGPGTGIAAFRSFLAERDATGATGRNWLFFGEQNFATDFLYQTEIQNWYETGVLTKINVAFSRDQKEKVYVQHKMLEHGESLYEWITGGASFYICGKKDPMSTDVENALLHVIEQHGKKTIEEAKAYLEKMKEEGRYEKDVY, from the coding sequence ATGTTATCTGAACCAAAATTAAAAGTATTACAGGATTTAATAGCCGCCAGCAGCAAAGAAGAATTGCTATGGATAAATGGTTATTTTAATGGAATTATAGCCAATCATCAGCCTGCAACCAATGGCAGTGCTGTAGCCGGAGCAGTGGTCGCCAATAAAATAACTATCGTGTACGGAACCGAGACGGGTAATTCTAAAGCATTGGCAAGTCAGTTTGCTGCAAAAGCTAAAAAGAATGGTATCAATGCTAAGGTCTTTGGTGCAGATCAGTACAGATTAACCGATCTTGTTAAAGAGGAATACTTTTTAGTGTTGATGAGTACTCACGGAGACGGAGAAGCGCCAGATGCAGCAAAGAAATTTTACGATCATATAGTTGCAGGAGGACTTAATCTTAGTAAATTAAAATATAGTGTATTAGGATTGGGAGATACTTCGTATCCGCTATTTTGTAATGTTGGGGAGAATATAGATGCAGAGTTAGAAAAAATGGGAGGCAAACGTTTGGTGCCAATTCAAAAATGTGATGTTGATTACGAAGCGGATGCTAATCAGTGGTTTGATAAAGTGTTACAATCATTAAGTCAGAAACCAGCTGCTGCAACAACAGCTCCTGTTGCTGCTAACGGACATGCAACCTTTCCGCCGGCAAAAAAAACTGCTAAACTTGCTTACACCGGAACTGTTTTAACGAATGTTGATCTGAATGATAAAGGAAGTAATAAACAAACCTATCATATTGAGATTGCAGCCGAAGGTGTGGAGTATCAATGCGGCGACTCAATAGGGATCGTTCCTGAAAATGATTCACAATTGGTTACTGATATTATTGCCAAAACAAATATTGATGGCAATAAGATCGTTGAGTTTAAAAAAGAAAAGTATACCCAATATGAACTTTTAAAAAAGAAAATAAATCTGATTCATTTAACAGAAAGATTAGTTAAACAATATGCAGATGCTACAGGACATGATATTCCTGTAGGCCGGTATGACTTATTAGAGTTAGTACAGAAATACCCGGTAAAGAGTCCTTCGCAATTTGAAGAGATCCTGGTAGGGTTAAATGCCATCTCTCCTAGATTATACACATTAGCTTCATCACCAAAAGCACATGAAGGTGAGGTACATATTATTGTGGCAAAAGATGTTTACACTGATGCAAAAGGAAATAAACGCAATGGGCTATGTTCTAATTTTTTAGGTGAACTAAAAGTAAATGCAAAACAAAATTTCTTTGTACAAACTAATAAACGTTTCCGTTTACCTGCCGATGATAAAGACATCATAATGGTGGGGCCGGGTACAGGTATTGCGGCTTTCCGTTCTTTTCTTGCTGAAAGAGATGCTACAGGAGCAACAGGAAGAAATTGGTTGTTTTTTGGAGAACAGAATTTTGCTACAGACTTTTTGTATCAAACGGAAATTCAAAACTGGTATGAAACGGGCGTATTGACCAAAATAAATGTAGCATTCTCCAGAGATCAAAAAGAGAAGGTCTATGTGCAACATAAAATGTTGGAGCACGGAGAATCTTTATACGAATGGATCACAGGAGGGGCTTCGTTTTATATCTGTGGTAAAAAAGATCCGATGAGTACAGATGTTGAAAATGCTTTGTTGCATGTTATAGAACAACATGGTAAAAAAACAATCGAAGAAGCGAAAGCGTATTTAGAAAAAATGAAGGAAGAAGGCAGGTACGAGAAAGATGTTTATTAG
- a CDS encoding NADPH-dependent assimilatory sulfite reductase hemoprotein subunit has product MSEKKLTAIEGIKIASDGLRGTIQESLLDEITGAIREDDKALIKFHGMYEQDDRDRREERAAKKLDRLYTFMIRLRLPGGFITPEKWIACHHVANANTTGVIKITTRETIQLHGLFKSKIKPTIQAFNEANLDSIATCGDINRNVTCASNAALSKVHEEVFAYADKISTLLMPKTKAYYQIWIDNEMIVDKKEEEDPLYQKHYLPRKFKIGIAIPPNNDSDVFTNDIGLVAIVEDNKLKGFNIAIGGGLSTTHGNAETYARLATVIGFTDTEEKTLRAVYEVLTVQRDYGNRTDRKLARLKYTVDKMGVDKFKEEVEKRVGFKLEPARPYEFTERKDIYGWQQSEAGKWYYTVFVENGRVLDDEKVALKTALFEVAKLGKSNFMFTATQNVIISDVLDKDKEAVNEVLAKFKILEHTEGASLVRKNAIACVALPTCPLALAEGQRYLPTLLSKIEPLLDKHAISDQDMIVRMTGCPNGCGRPYAAEIGFVGTHPGKYNMHLGGDNQGQRLNIKYKESLNEAEILTELDSLFGTYKAERNKGETFGDFAMRKQLVK; this is encoded by the coding sequence ATGAGCGAAAAAAAATTAACAGCAATAGAAGGAATTAAAATAGCAAGTGATGGCTTACGTGGAACCATTCAGGAAAGCTTGTTGGATGAAATTACAGGTGCCATCAGAGAAGATGATAAGGCGCTGATCAAATTTCATGGCATGTATGAGCAGGATGATAGAGATAGAAGAGAAGAAAGAGCGGCAAAGAAATTAGATCGTTTATATACATTTATGATCAGGCTTCGGTTACCGGGTGGTTTTATTACTCCGGAAAAATGGATCGCTTGCCATCATGTAGCAAATGCTAATACAACGGGAGTAATAAAGATCACTACCAGGGAAACGATCCAGTTGCATGGTTTGTTCAAATCGAAAATCAAACCGACCATACAGGCGTTTAATGAGGCTAATCTGGATTCAATTGCAACCTGTGGTGATATTAATCGTAATGTGACTTGTGCATCTAATGCTGCATTGTCAAAAGTGCATGAAGAAGTATTTGCTTACGCAGATAAGATCAGTACTTTACTGATGCCTAAAACGAAAGCATACTACCAGATTTGGATCGATAATGAAATGATCGTTGATAAAAAGGAAGAAGAAGATCCATTATATCAGAAGCATTATTTACCAAGGAAATTCAAAATTGGTATTGCTATTCCGCCAAATAATGATTCAGATGTATTTACCAATGATATTGGTTTGGTTGCAATTGTCGAAGACAACAAATTGAAGGGTTTCAATATAGCTATTGGAGGTGGTTTGTCTACCACTCACGGTAATGCAGAAACGTATGCAAGATTGGCAACTGTTATAGGGTTTACAGACACAGAAGAAAAGACGCTGAGAGCAGTATATGAAGTGTTGACGGTTCAAAGAGATTATGGTAACCGTACAGACAGGAAGTTAGCTCGTTTGAAATATACTGTTGATAAGATGGGAGTGGATAAATTCAAAGAAGAGGTTGAAAAACGTGTTGGATTTAAATTAGAACCAGCAAGACCATATGAGTTTACAGAAAGAAAAGATATTTATGGCTGGCAACAGAGCGAGGCAGGAAAATGGTACTATACTGTTTTTGTAGAAAACGGTCGTGTGTTAGATGATGAAAAAGTAGCATTGAAAACAGCATTGTTTGAAGTAGCCAAATTAGGTAAATCTAATTTCATGTTTACTGCTACGCAGAATGTGATCATCAGTGATGTGTTAGATAAAGATAAAGAAGCAGTGAATGAAGTGTTAGCTAAGTTTAAGATCCTTGAACATACTGAAGGAGCTTCTCTTGTTCGAAAGAATGCTATTGCCTGTGTAGCATTACCAACCTGTCCATTAGCATTGGCAGAGGGGCAACGTTATTTGCCTACATTATTGTCTAAGATAGAACCATTGTTAGATAAGCATGCAATCAGTGATCAGGACATGATCGTAAGAATGACCGGCTGTCCAAATGGTTGCGGAAGACCTTATGCAGCTGAGATCGGTTTTGTTGGAACGCATCCAGGCAAATACAACATGCATTTAGGCGGAGACAACCAGGGGCAAAGACTGAATATCAAATACAAAGAAAGCTTGAATGAAGCAGAAATACTGACTGAATTGGATAGCTTATTTGGCACTTATAAGGCAGAGAGAAATAAAGGTGAAACCTTTGGAGATTTTGCTATGCGGAAACAATTGGTAAAATAA
- a CDS encoding DUF2490 domain-containing protein — translation MKKILFFIVLFFVAKNIAAQDNAFFTWDAFQLVAKVNAKWHWISDISYRTIGISSSANQYTFRTAVKRVVNEKWSTTAGVALFRSRTSIDKHNHEFGDEYRLWQEVLLENKLNKSLVISNRFRTEERFFAATATKNSYNALRLRYRLAFIQDITKKVKFQIADEYMRQLSKGDFLFQQNRVAATGIFTTGKKTQLTAGYMWSKLPTTSQHYILLVLQKTISFKKENNGQK, via the coding sequence ATGAAAAAAATATTATTCTTTATTGTCTTGTTTTTTGTTGCTAAGAATATAGCTGCACAGGATAACGCCTTTTTTACATGGGATGCTTTTCAATTAGTGGCTAAGGTCAATGCAAAATGGCATTGGATAAGTGATATTAGTTACAGGACGATCGGTATATCTTCCTCAGCTAATCAATACACTTTTAGGACTGCAGTAAAAAGAGTTGTTAATGAAAAGTGGAGTACAACAGCAGGAGTAGCATTATTTCGTAGCCGCACATCTATTGATAAGCATAATCATGAATTTGGCGATGAGTATAGGTTGTGGCAGGAAGTGTTATTGGAGAATAAGTTGAATAAAAGTTTGGTGATCAGCAATCGCTTTAGAACAGAGGAAAGATTTTTTGCAGCAACTGCTACCAAAAACTCATACAATGCATTGCGGTTAAGGTATCGTTTGGCCTTTATTCAGGATATTACCAAGAAGGTGAAATTTCAAATTGCAGATGAGTACATGCGCCAGCTATCTAAAGGAGATTTTTTATTTCAGCAAAACAGAGTGGCGGCAACGGGGATCTTCACTACAGGAAAAAAAACACAATTAACGGCTGGCTATATGTGGAGCAAATTACCAACTACTTCACAACATTATATACTACTGGTTTTGCAAAAAACTATTTCATTTAAAAAGGAAAACAATGGACAAAAATAA
- a CDS encoding precorrin-2 dehydrogenase/sirohydrochlorin ferrochelatase family protein: MDKNNLFPVFLKLENLRLLIVGGGYVGMEKLSAVLQNSPATKIKLVATAISEEIKLTAAKYPNIELIEKPYEASDIDEVDLVFAAVNDVAVSAAVVKDANQKGVLVNAADKPDLCDFYLSSVVQKGNLKIAISTNGKSPTVAKRVKEMLQDCLPEELDELLHNIQAIRNTLTGDFQDKVNQLNELTKGLVEKK, from the coding sequence ATGGACAAAAATAATTTGTTTCCTGTTTTTTTGAAATTAGAAAATCTGCGTTTACTAATTGTTGGAGGAGGGTATGTTGGTATGGAAAAACTTTCAGCTGTACTGCAAAATTCCCCCGCTACAAAAATTAAATTAGTGGCAACAGCTATCAGCGAAGAGATCAAATTGACTGCAGCTAAATATCCCAATATTGAATTAATAGAAAAGCCTTATGAAGCCAGTGATATAGATGAAGTTGATCTCGTTTTTGCTGCGGTAAATGATGTTGCTGTGAGTGCTGCTGTAGTAAAAGACGCCAATCAAAAAGGCGTATTAGTAAATGCCGCTGATAAGCCCGATCTGTGCGATTTTTATTTAAGTTCTGTTGTGCAAAAGGGGAACCTGAAAATAGCCATTTCTACCAATGGTAAATCTCCTACTGTAGCTAAAAGAGTGAAAGAAATGCTACAAGATTGTCTTCCTGAAGAATTGGATGAATTGCTACATAATATCCAGGCCATCCGAAATACACTTACCGGCGACTTTCAGGATAAAGTGAATCAATTGAATGAACTTACCAAGGGATTAGTAGAAAAAAAATAA
- a CDS encoding sulfite exporter TauE/SafE family protein: MNHETAESTVEEIIESKEVVSSVEEIRSNTRKVINKYSVAIIIVLLAFTLLFFLLPMDKIELIKTTLSKDNHRFYWMLLVGFLAEIVAGSMGMGYGVICTTILLILNVPPPVISASIHSAESFTSAAGTISHWQLGNINKKLVKSLAIPAIIGAVIGAISLSYVGEKYAKMTKPFLAAYTMYLGIRILQNAFAKKDINGIKRKTNITALGLIGGFIDSFGGGGWGPLVTGTFIKNGRTPRYVIGSSTSAKFILTVASAITFIFTIGIHHWNIVAGLLLGGIVTAPFSAMLTAKLPVKKMFVAVGIVVICCSLITLYRAIFL, translated from the coding sequence ATGAATCATGAAACTGCAGAATCGACCGTTGAAGAAATAATTGAATCGAAGGAAGTTGTGTCCTCCGTTGAAGAGATTAGATCTAACACCCGAAAAGTAATAAACAAATATTCTGTTGCTATTATAATCGTTTTGCTGGCTTTTACTTTGTTGTTTTTCTTGCTTCCGATGGATAAGATCGAATTGATAAAAACTACCCTCAGTAAAGATAATCATCGATTTTATTGGATGTTATTGGTTGGTTTTTTGGCAGAGATAGTTGCAGGTTCAATGGGCATGGGCTATGGAGTAATTTGTACCACCATCTTACTTATTTTAAACGTGCCCCCTCCTGTAATTAGTGCCAGCATTCACTCTGCTGAGTCTTTTACAAGTGCTGCAGGCACTATCAGTCACTGGCAATTAGGAAATATCAATAAAAAATTGGTTAAGTCTTTAGCTATTCCTGCAATCATAGGTGCAGTTATAGGGGCAATTTCTTTATCTTATGTTGGAGAGAAATATGCAAAGATGACAAAGCCATTCTTAGCGGCTTATACTATGTATTTAGGTATACGGATTTTACAAAATGCATTTGCTAAAAAAGATATTAATGGGATCAAAAGGAAAACCAATATTACCGCTTTGGGTTTGATTGGTGGTTTTATAGATTCTTTTGGTGGAGGAGGATGGGGCCCCTTGGTTACAGGAACTTTTATCAAAAATGGTCGTACGCCACGTTATGTAATTGGCAGTTCTACAAGTGCGAAATTTATTTTAACTGTGGCTAGTGCTATTACTTTTATTTTTACCATTGGTATTCATCATTGGAATATTGTAGCAGGACTTTTATTAGGAGGTATTGTCACAGCACCCTTCTCTGCAATGCTCACTGCTAAGCTACCTGTAAAGAAAATGTTTGTGGCAGTGGGTATAGTTGTTATCTGTTGTAGTTTAATTACATTATACAGAGCAATTTTTTTATAA
- a CDS encoding chromate transporter: protein MQDQTKPIYSLRQLVLYFLKLGTTGFGGPVALVGYMHKDLVENKKWISEDEYKQGLALAQLAPGPLAAQLGIYMGFVHYGFIGATLAGLAFIIPSFIMVVLLGMVYKLYGGLAWMQAVFYGVGAAVIGIIVISTYKLTTKSIGKFNLTSFKTNWLLWLFFIAGAAITSITQQENILLFIAAGLLYMFVKAPPKWAFAKSANSFIILQIGFWDYESSTLTKIAIFFAKAGAFVFGSGLAIVPFLHAGVVTENHWLTEHQFLDSVAVAMITPGPVVITVGFIGYLVAGFPGASVAALATFLPCYLFTVLPAPYFKKIAANKSVKAFVDGITAAVVGALLGAVIVIATRSIVDIPTALIAVATGFLLIYYNKIKEPYIILAAALIGVLLKEFF, encoded by the coding sequence ATGCAAGATCAAACTAAACCAATATATTCACTTCGTCAGTTAGTGCTTTATTTCTTAAAGCTTGGTACTACAGGCTTTGGAGGTCCTGTTGCATTAGTGGGGTATATGCATAAAGATCTGGTTGAAAATAAGAAATGGATATCAGAAGATGAATACAAACAAGGGTTAGCGTTAGCGCAATTAGCTCCAGGTCCTCTGGCTGCACAGTTAGGTATTTATATGGGCTTTGTGCATTATGGTTTTATCGGTGCAACATTGGCAGGCCTGGCTTTTATTATTCCATCATTCATTATGGTGGTGTTATTGGGGATGGTATATAAGTTATATGGAGGGCTTGCCTGGATGCAGGCTGTGTTTTATGGAGTTGGCGCAGCAGTTATCGGAATTATAGTAATCAGTACATATAAATTAACTACAAAATCTATTGGTAAATTTAATCTTACATCTTTTAAAACCAATTGGTTGCTCTGGTTATTTTTTATAGCGGGTGCTGCGATAACCAGTATCACACAACAAGAAAATATTTTATTATTCATAGCGGCCGGTTTGTTATACATGTTTGTCAAAGCCCCGCCCAAATGGGCTTTTGCTAAATCAGCTAATTCATTTATTATTTTACAAATTGGTTTCTGGGACTATGAATCATCAACGTTAACGAAGATCGCCATCTTTTTTGCTAAGGCGGGAGCGTTTGTTTTTGGTAGCGGTTTAGCGATCGTACCCTTTTTACATGCAGGAGTTGTAACCGAAAATCATTGGTTGACAGAGCATCAGTTTTTGGACTCTGTTGCTGTAGCAATGATAACACCCGGGCCGGTAGTTATCACTGTGGGGTTCATTGGTTACCTGGTTGCAGGTTTCCCGGGAGCATCGGTTGCAGCGTTAGCTACATTTTTACCTTGCTATCTCTTTACAGTATTGCCTGCGCCATATTTTAAAAAGATTGCAGCTAATAAATCTGTAAAAGCATTTGTTGATGGTATCACCGCCGCTGTAGTAGGAGCGTTGTTAGGAGCAGTGATAGTAATTGCCACAAGGAGTATTGTAGATATACCAACAGCTTTAATTGCAGTGGCAACAGGTTTTTTGTTAATTTATTATAATAAAATTAAAGAGCCATATATCATATTGGCAGCAGCTTTAATAGGTGTGCTCTTAAAAGAATTTTTCTAA